From a region of the Pirellulales bacterium genome:
- a CDS encoding gamma-glutamyl-gamma-aminobutyrate hydrolase family protein, translating to MKQSKPLIGLNADYRPAKKDSPAFSYLCAGYYDSVVRAGGLPIVIPPLVEDADVDRVLDMLDAVVLVGGGDLDPRRDGFMLHPSVRMLDNRRETFDRRLMKHVSDRRMPVFGIGVGMQLLNVHEGGNLFLHIPEDLPKALPHRDALDAAHRHALEVVPGSLMERVYGEGEIRVNSLHHMAIDEVAPGFAATARCPDGVVEAIESTQSEWFAIGTQFHPESDSASALDLRIFEEFIDGIRTPSGAMRLVA from the coding sequence ATGAAGCAGTCGAAACCGTTGATCGGATTGAACGCAGACTACCGCCCGGCCAAGAAGGATTCTCCGGCCTTCAGCTATCTCTGCGCGGGCTATTATGACTCGGTGGTGCGGGCGGGCGGTTTGCCGATCGTCATCCCGCCGCTGGTCGAAGATGCCGACGTCGACCGCGTTCTCGACATGCTCGACGCGGTGGTGTTGGTGGGCGGGGGCGATCTCGATCCGCGTCGCGACGGGTTCATGTTGCACCCTTCGGTGCGGATGCTCGACAACCGCCGCGAAACGTTCGACCGCCGGTTGATGAAGCACGTTTCCGACCGCCGCATGCCGGTGTTCGGCATCGGCGTGGGCATGCAGTTGCTCAACGTCCACGAGGGCGGAAATCTCTTCTTGCACATCCCCGAAGACCTGCCGAAAGCCCTGCCGCACCGCGACGCCCTGGATGCCGCCCACCGGCATGCGTTGGAAGTCGTGCCCGGCTCGCTGATGGAGCGGGTGTATGGCGAGGGTGAAATCCGCGTCAACAGCCTGCACCACATGGCGATTGACGAGGTGGCTCCGGGCTTCGCGGCAACGGCGCGATGTCCGGACGGCGTGGTGGAGGCGATCGAGAGCACGCAGAGCGAGTGGTTCGCGATCGGCACGCAATTCCATCCCGAAAGCGACTCCGCCAGCGCGCTCGACCTGCGGATCTTCGAGGAGTTCATCGACGGCATCCGTACACCCAGCGGCGCCATGCGATTGGTGGCTTAA
- a CDS encoding Hsp20/alpha crystallin family protein, translating into MFGTLVPRVERLPRPLVRFEREMENLMDRFFAPEEGRWLVGFVPAANLAETETGYEVALELPGMKPEEFKVELKNGELWVSGEKKEEKEEKGKTFHRIERTYGEFRRVIPIPGKVAAEKIAAEYKEGVLRISVPKTEEQKPQRVEVKS; encoded by the coding sequence ATGTTTGGAACATTGGTTCCACGTGTCGAACGGCTTCCTCGGCCTCTGGTTCGGTTCGAGAGGGAGATGGAGAACCTGATGGACAGGTTCTTCGCCCCCGAGGAGGGCAGGTGGCTGGTCGGATTCGTTCCGGCAGCCAATCTGGCCGAGACCGAGACGGGGTACGAAGTCGCGCTTGAACTGCCCGGCATGAAACCCGAGGAGTTCAAAGTCGAGTTGAAGAACGGTGAGCTGTGGGTCAGCGGCGAGAAGAAGGAAGAGAAAGAGGAGAAGGGGAAAACCTTCCATCGCATCGAGCGCACCTACGGTGAGTTCCGTCGAGTGATTCCGATCCCCGGCAAAGTGGCTGCGGAGAAGATCGCGGCCGAGTACAAGGAAGGCGTGCTGAGGATCTCGGTGCCCAAGACGGAGGAGCAAAAACCACAGCGAGTGGAAGTGAAATCGTAA
- a CDS encoding RNA polymerase sigma factor codes for MATNLSTTSDSDLPAEPPPLSDEALLLRYRDQRDQDAFGELVGRYQEELFHYLWRYLHDASLAEEVFQMACLRLAQHSDRFLPDHRVKPWFYTIATHLAIDALRHAGRHAATSLDAEHGDDATLSELLVGHGDDPTAHLEQQERQAWLRQAIAELPPHLRDGLNLVYFEGLKYADAARRLGIPLGTLKSRMHESLVKLNEAWQRDARV; via the coding sequence ATGGCCACAAATCTTAGTACGACGTCCGATTCCGATCTGCCGGCAGAACCACCGCCGTTGAGCGACGAAGCGTTGCTGTTGCGGTATCGCGACCAGCGCGACCAAGACGCGTTCGGTGAATTGGTAGGGCGTTACCAGGAGGAGTTGTTCCATTACTTGTGGCGATATTTGCACGATGCCAGCCTGGCCGAAGAAGTCTTTCAGATGGCCTGTTTGCGGCTGGCCCAGCACAGCGACCGCTTTTTGCCCGACCATCGGGTCAAGCCCTGGTTCTACACCATCGCCACCCACTTGGCGATCGACGCACTTCGTCATGCGGGCCGCCACGCCGCCACCAGTCTCGATGCCGAGCACGGTGACGATGCTACATTGAGTGAGCTTTTGGTCGGACACGGCGACGATCCCACGGCGCACCTGGAACAGCAAGAGCGGCAAGCGTGGCTGAGACAGGCGATCGCGGAATTGCCGCCGCACCTGCGCGACGGACTCAACCTCGTCTATTTCGAGGGTCTGAAATATGCCGACGCCGCGCGGCGACTCGGCATCCCGTTGGGTACGCTCAAGTCTCGGATGCACGAATCGCTGGTCAAGCTGAACGAGGCATGGCAACGGGATGCGAGGGTGTAG
- a CDS encoding SPFH domain-containing protein → MKTYTFPYTARSAVINYISSLAFVGLLIIGTLMGLLIAAESTSLAIAFAVLWLPLAVIASSSIQLAAQWEKAIVFRLGKYHAVRGPGLFCIIPLVDQVRKVDTRIRANDIPTQQVITKDNVPVQINGVLFFKVDNVADAIIKVQDYRYAISQYAQTSLRDVIGQMTLDQLLVEREAIGKAIEANVEKDIEGWGLEVTGIRIQDIDMPEELKKMMSRQASAEREKRATITKAEGDREAAANLALAAKTMFASPGAMQLRTLQTIDGLGPTSSNTVVLAVPIDVMDAINALARTHEHNGQLTTA, encoded by the coding sequence GTGAAAACTTACACTTTTCCCTATACAGCGAGGTCCGCGGTGATCAACTACATTTCCAGTCTGGCGTTCGTCGGTTTGCTAATCATCGGGACTTTGATGGGCCTGCTGATCGCGGCCGAAAGTACGTCGTTGGCAATCGCCTTCGCCGTGCTCTGGCTGCCTCTCGCCGTGATCGCGTCGTCGAGCATTCAGCTCGCCGCGCAATGGGAAAAAGCCATCGTCTTTCGCCTGGGAAAGTATCACGCGGTGCGTGGTCCCGGCCTGTTCTGCATCATTCCGCTGGTCGATCAGGTGCGCAAAGTCGATACCCGTATTCGCGCCAACGACATCCCCACGCAACAGGTGATCACGAAGGACAACGTGCCGGTGCAGATCAACGGAGTGCTCTTTTTCAAGGTCGATAACGTCGCCGACGCCATCATCAAGGTCCAGGACTACCGTTATGCCATCTCGCAGTATGCTCAAACCTCGCTGCGCGACGTGATCGGGCAAATGACGCTCGATCAACTCCTCGTGGAACGGGAGGCCATCGGCAAGGCCATCGAGGCCAACGTCGAAAAAGACATCGAAGGCTGGGGGCTGGAAGTGACGGGCATCCGCATTCAAGACATCGACATGCCCGAAGAGCTGAAGAAGATGATGTCGCGGCAGGCCTCGGCCGAGCGCGAGAAGCGGGCCACGATCACGAAGGCCGAGGGTGATCGCGAAGCGGCCGCGAACCTGGCGCTGGCCGCCAAAACGATGTTTGCCAGCCCCGGCGCGATGCAGCTTCGCACCCTGCAGACGATCGACGGACTTGGACCCACGTCGTCGAACACCGTGGTCTTGGCCGTGCCGATCGACGTGATGGACGCCATCAACGCCTTGGCACGTACCCATGAGCACAACGGCCAGCTTACAACCGCCTGA
- a CDS encoding SMP-30/gluconolactonase/LRE family protein has translation MRAFQTLLLCLVVCTAARVHAQPAKTGIDDYEPGADSKPQQGVPKGKTFSFRFEESKVFPGTSRNITVYVPAQYQGDKTACVYVGLDALGFGVPVVFDNLIHKGEMPVTIAIGVSSGTVASRNKQENPRFDRSFEFDGLNDSLARLIVDEVFPEVEKRQTPDGLPIRLSADPNDRCTGGGSTGGIAAFTLAWERPDQFRRVFSAIGTFVGMRGGDRYPVLVRKTEPKPIRVFQQDGENDQWMGGPEVGDWWMGNMTLDRALEFSGYEHQHVWGTGPHSGKHATAIFPDAMRFLWKDWHKPLAPQTAKTQNVVLKATLDPNSTWEVVSEACDACSHLAANPQGQVFFHDIAAGRTRKLDLDGKIADAANVPADKAFAFQADGQAVCVDDIEATCLTATHRGDLYATDGAAGNVWLIKSDGTKTLLDEGLKNPTGIALSPDGLWLAVMESRTHWGYSYRVKQDGTVELKQRFYWMHVPDWAVDSGAGNMCMDRDGRPYVATHMGVQIFDRNGRSRGILPLPAGGATSVCFGGKQFDMLFATGGGKLYRRHMKSVGAPAFIEPIKLPPWGGG, from the coding sequence ATGAGAGCCTTCCAGACACTGCTACTCTGTCTCGTCGTTTGCACCGCCGCCCGTGTCCACGCGCAGCCGGCGAAGACGGGCATCGACGACTACGAACCGGGAGCCGATTCAAAGCCTCAACAGGGCGTGCCGAAGGGAAAGACGTTTTCGTTCCGGTTCGAAGAATCGAAGGTTTTTCCCGGCACCAGCCGCAATATCACCGTCTATGTGCCCGCACAGTACCAAGGCGACAAGACCGCCTGCGTGTACGTGGGGCTCGATGCGCTGGGCTTCGGCGTTCCGGTGGTGTTCGACAATCTGATCCACAAAGGCGAGATGCCCGTGACGATTGCCATCGGCGTTTCGTCGGGCACGGTTGCGTCGCGGAACAAGCAGGAGAATCCGCGTTTCGATCGCAGCTTCGAGTTCGACGGTCTGAACGACTCGTTGGCCCGCTTGATCGTCGATGAAGTTTTTCCCGAAGTCGAAAAACGGCAGACGCCGGACGGGCTGCCGATCAGGCTGTCGGCCGATCCCAACGACCGCTGCACGGGCGGCGGCAGCACCGGCGGCATCGCGGCCTTCACGCTCGCCTGGGAGCGGCCGGACCAGTTTCGACGCGTGTTTTCGGCCATCGGCACGTTCGTGGGCATGCGCGGCGGCGACCGCTATCCCGTGCTCGTGCGCAAAACCGAGCCGAAGCCGATTCGCGTCTTCCAGCAGGACGGCGAAAACGACCAGTGGATGGGCGGCCCCGAAGTCGGCGACTGGTGGATGGGCAACATGACGCTCGACCGGGCCTTGGAGTTTTCCGGCTATGAGCACCAGCATGTTTGGGGAACCGGCCCGCACAGCGGCAAGCACGCGACGGCGATCTTTCCCGACGCCATGCGTTTTCTCTGGAAAGATTGGCACAAACCCTTGGCGCCGCAAACGGCCAAGACCCAGAACGTCGTGCTCAAGGCGACGCTCGACCCCAACTCGACTTGGGAGGTCGTCAGCGAGGCCTGCGACGCCTGCAGCCATCTCGCCGCCAATCCACAGGGCCAGGTGTTCTTTCACGACATTGCGGCCGGGCGGACCCGCAAGCTCGATCTTGACGGCAAGATCGCTGACGCCGCGAACGTTCCCGCGGACAAAGCCTTCGCTTTCCAGGCCGACGGTCAAGCGGTGTGCGTCGACGACATCGAGGCGACTTGCCTCACCGCCACGCATCGGGGCGACCTCTACGCCACGGATGGGGCGGCCGGCAACGTGTGGCTGATCAAATCCGACGGCACGAAGACGCTTCTGGATGAAGGCTTGAAGAATCCGACGGGCATCGCTTTGTCGCCGGACGGCCTGTGGTTGGCCGTGATGGAAAGCCGCACTCATTGGGGTTACAGTTACCGCGTGAAGCAAGACGGCACGGTCGAATTGAAACAGCGATTTTACTGGATGCACGTGCCGGACTGGGCCGTCGACAGCGGCGCCGGCAATATGTGCATGGACCGCGACGGGCGTCCCTATGTCGCCACGCACATGGGCGTACAGATTTTCGATCGCAACGGCCGTTCGCGCGGAATTCTGCCGTTGCCCGCCGGCGGCGCGACCAGCGTCTGCTTCGGTGGCAAGCAGTTCGATATGCTGTTCGCCACCGGCGGCGGCAAGCTTTATCGACGGCACATGAAGTCCGTCGGCGCGCCTGCTTTCATCGAACCCATCAAGCTTCCCCCTTGGGGCGGTGGCTAG
- a CDS encoding HEAT repeat domain-containing protein — protein MSDSLPDLLLPDVFAAASQSDARWSAYCDSLAAARVSAADLPATLGLLADLTRRDDLATTLSEPLAADRFWSPVLEKLWCGLPAKALSESLDAVAVKCAAEIYRYLGADSRARPQLLRLLAGSGQRPALATFAGLVVSDPPSETNDVLLAFVPLFQHKTYPADALFPRLLDAMHGPMLATVVLDLANYLTRCGRVSRHPAAGRVERLSGLLGGMVNRLARLEERPDEFARSPAELNQIVSDSTGLVVALMNALAMIGDPRVAGKLHQTLELSHRRVRTEAASALARLGDERGTEVLVDMAAEPVVRLRALATLEEIEQLEQVPQQYRSPEARAEAELAVRLALPTYFGAPPQRMELVDACRQHWPGYEHEVDCYLFRYEYRLAERTLQGIGIAGPVVHAFRADLGDLPPQDIYAAYAGWITEHDEIREQAADALTAADLAAWQRRRGELVGMDYDDPRLVKAGAFFGQIHYVATARRQGQPGILVDDGLKVEWFSSTGAARALGPEEAYLIVKGRKLLRGCL, from the coding sequence ATGTCTGATTCTCTGCCCGATTTGCTGCTGCCAGACGTGTTCGCGGCCGCCAGCCAGAGCGATGCTCGATGGTCGGCTTACTGCGACTCGCTGGCCGCTGCGCGCGTCAGTGCGGCCGATCTGCCGGCGACGCTCGGTTTGCTCGCCGATCTGACCAGACGAGATGACCTGGCGACCACGCTCTCAGAACCGCTCGCGGCCGACCGCTTCTGGTCGCCCGTTCTCGAAAAGCTGTGGTGTGGCTTGCCGGCCAAAGCGCTGTCGGAGTCGCTCGACGCGGTCGCCGTGAAGTGCGCCGCCGAGATTTACCGCTATTTGGGCGCCGACAGCCGCGCCAGGCCGCAGCTTTTGCGACTGCTTGCCGGCAGCGGACAGCGGCCCGCGCTGGCGACGTTCGCCGGGCTGGTTGTCAGCGACCCGCCGTCGGAGACGAACGACGTCTTGCTGGCCTTCGTGCCGTTGTTCCAGCACAAAACCTATCCGGCCGACGCGCTCTTTCCGCGTCTGCTCGACGCCATGCACGGCCCGATGCTGGCCACCGTGGTGCTCGATCTGGCCAATTACCTGACGCGCTGCGGCCGCGTAAGCCGGCACCCGGCGGCCGGCCGGGTTGAGCGTCTGAGCGGGCTTTTGGGCGGCATGGTCAATCGGCTGGCGCGGCTGGAAGAGCGGCCCGACGAGTTTGCCCGTTCGCCCGCCGAGTTGAATCAGATCGTCAGCGACAGCACGGGGCTGGTCGTGGCGCTTATGAACGCCTTGGCGATGATCGGCGATCCGCGTGTGGCCGGCAAGTTGCACCAGACGCTCGAGCTCTCGCACCGGCGGGTGCGGACCGAGGCGGCGTCGGCGTTGGCCAGGCTGGGCGACGAGCGCGGCACCGAGGTGCTGGTCGATATGGCGGCCGAGCCGGTGGTGCGGTTGCGGGCACTGGCGACGCTGGAAGAGATCGAGCAGCTCGAGCAGGTGCCGCAGCAATACCGCTCGCCCGAAGCACGGGCCGAGGCCGAGCTGGCCGTGAGGCTGGCACTGCCCACCTATTTCGGCGCTCCGCCGCAACGCATGGAGCTGGTCGACGCCTGCCGTCAACACTGGCCGGGCTATGAACACGAAGTCGATTGCTACCTCTTCCGCTACGAGTATCGCCTGGCGGAGCGGACGCTGCAGGGCATCGGCATCGCGGGTCCGGTGGTCCACGCTTTTCGGGCCGACCTGGGCGACCTGCCGCCGCAAGACATCTACGCCGCCTATGCGGGCTGGATCACCGAGCACGACGAGATTCGCGAACAGGCGGCCGACGCCTTGACCGCCGCGGATTTGGCTGCCTGGCAGCGCCGCCGCGGCGAGCTTGTCGGCATGGACTACGACGATCCGCGGCTCGTCAAGGCGGGCGCCTTCTTCGGCCAGATTCATTACGTGGCCACGGCACGGCGGCAAGGTCAGCCGGGCATACTGGTGGACGATGGCCTTAAGGTCGAGTGGTTTTCCAGCACCGGCGCGGCACGCGCGCTCGGGCCGGAAGAAGCCTATTTGATCGTCAAGGGCCGCAAGCTGTTGCGCGGGTGCTTGTGA
- the tsaD gene encoding tRNA (adenosine(37)-N6)-threonylcarbamoyltransferase complex transferase subunit TsaD, whose translation MTLVLTIETTCDETAAAVVSDRLDVLGSAVASQDALHERFHGVVPEIASRAHVERILPVIDEALKRAQVTLADIGAVAVANTPGLAGSLLVGVSAAKALAVALDIPLIAVNHVQAHIYACRLAYGEGVFPCVGLVVSGGHTNLFRCGGPLEFEMLGGTIDDAAGEAFDKVAAMLGLGYPGGPAIQRAAERGNPRAYTLPRTFLHEPARLAFSFSGLKTAVRYKIADQGAEVTPPDEQTAADLAASFQEAVVDVLVGKSLDALRHTGWTTLCVGGGVAANRLLRQRLDQAAAENGLRIYLAPPELCTDNAVMGAIAIERLKAGLLEPLELDAQPGLLRSR comes from the coding sequence ATGACGCTCGTTCTGACCATCGAAACCACCTGTGATGAAACAGCGGCCGCCGTCGTCAGCGATCGGCTTGACGTGCTCGGCTCGGCCGTGGCATCGCAAGACGCGCTGCACGAGCGGTTTCACGGCGTCGTGCCCGAAATCGCGTCGCGGGCACATGTCGAGCGGATTTTGCCCGTGATCGACGAAGCCCTCAAACGCGCTCAGGTCACGCTGGCCGATATCGGCGCCGTGGCCGTCGCCAACACTCCCGGCCTGGCCGGCTCACTATTGGTGGGCGTGTCGGCTGCCAAAGCGTTGGCCGTCGCGCTCGACATCCCGTTGATCGCCGTCAACCACGTGCAGGCCCACATCTATGCTTGCCGGCTGGCTTATGGCGAGGGCGTTTTTCCTTGCGTGGGGCTGGTGGTCAGCGGCGGGCACACGAACCTGTTCCGTTGCGGTGGCCCGCTGGAGTTCGAAATGCTGGGCGGCACGATCGACGACGCGGCCGGCGAAGCGTTCGACAAGGTGGCCGCCATGCTGGGGCTGGGCTATCCCGGCGGACCCGCCATTCAGCGGGCGGCCGAACGCGGCAATCCGCGGGCCTACACTTTGCCGCGGACCTTTTTGCACGAGCCGGCGAGGCTGGCTTTCAGCTTCAGCGGGCTGAAGACAGCGGTGCGGTATAAGATCGCCGATCAGGGGGCCGAAGTGACGCCGCCCGACGAGCAAACGGCCGCCGATCTGGCCGCCAGCTTTCAAGAGGCGGTGGTCGATGTGCTGGTCGGCAAATCGCTCGACGCCCTGCGGCACACTGGTTGGACGACGCTGTGCGTAGGCGGCGGCGTGGCGGCAAACCGCCTGCTGCGTCAGCGACTCGATCAAGCGGCCGCCGAAAACGGCCTGCGAATCTACTTGGCTCCGCCTGAGCTATGCACCGACAACGCCGTGATGGGGGCCATTGCCATCGAACGTCTCAAGGCGGGCCTGCTGGAACCGCTGGAGCTGGACGCTCAGCCCGGCCTGCTCAGAAGTCGTTAA
- a CDS encoding RNA polymerase sigma factor, with product MPPVSQSDTLLIDRIRAGENDAWDELIGRFEGRLLAFVETRLRDRSTSEDVVQETFIGFLTSLPNYDTHRPLESYLFSIAAHKLTDHLRRQGRRPALPLIGGGPSGEQEWDVPGSQRAASSLVRSGERRHLEEAALVQAMTQLLAHWRTRGDWEKIECTELLFVRGVANKDAAAKLGISEQTVANYKFDFLAKLRAAVRQQDLPEDVFPELYEARNDLDD from the coding sequence ATGCCCCCTGTCAGCCAGTCCGACACACTTCTGATCGACCGCATCCGCGCCGGCGAAAACGACGCCTGGGATGAGTTGATCGGCCGTTTCGAAGGCCGGCTGCTGGCGTTCGTCGAAACGCGGCTCCGCGACCGCAGCACGAGCGAAGACGTGGTGCAAGAGACGTTCATCGGTTTTCTGACGAGTCTGCCGAACTACGATACCCACCGGCCGCTGGAGAGCTATCTGTTTTCGATCGCGGCCCACAAACTGACCGATCATTTGCGGCGGCAAGGTCGGCGGCCCGCCTTGCCGCTGATCGGCGGCGGCCCCAGCGGCGAGCAAGAATGGGACGTGCCCGGCTCGCAGCGCGCCGCCAGCAGCCTGGTGCGCAGCGGCGAACGGCGGCACTTGGAAGAAGCGGCGCTGGTGCAGGCCATGACTCAGTTGCTGGCGCATTGGCGGACGCGCGGCGATTGGGAGAAGATCGAGTGTACCGAGCTGCTCTTCGTGCGCGGCGTCGCCAACAAAGACGCGGCGGCGAAGCTGGGAATCTCCGAGCAGACGGTGGCCAATTACAAGTTCGACTTCCTGGCCAAGCTGCGGGCGGCCGTACGGCAGCAGGATCTGCCGGAGGATGTCTTTCCTGAGTTGTACGAAGCGAGGAATGACCTAGATGACTGA
- a CDS encoding serine/threonine-protein kinase — protein sequence MQLAAVSLDEDEDHAMNLRATQAEPEAAPRPAAMKFTYASGSRPLDGYTLKRGIGRGGFGEVYYATSDAGKELALKLIRRNLDVELRGVTQCLNLKHPNLLSLFDVKQDETGDSWVVMEYVAGDSLEAVLERHPDGLPRQELLAWFYGIAAGVTYLHDHGIVHRDLKPGNIFSDEGIVKIGDYGLSKFISASRRSGQTESVGTVHYMAPEIGNGRYGKEIDIYALGIILYEMLTGHVPFEGESVGEVLMKHLTAEPNLDGVEEPYRSAIAKTLTKSPDTRIKTVGELMALLPAGPLGTFVASNGKKTASDAGATCGVGVPPAAAHEGGNPPSSAPEAGVTTATPQARRPHHKSDIVSAVLVADEEPIARAFRSAFDRFSTAWNTGRIQGPGKVAIILASAYILVMHGIVIIPTAVSLLMVYACYYAIRSVVMACRTPSAEPAAVAAQRPVAPAQPAAPVAPAAPAVPRQAAAHAGFRNYRRAAADRSVAPPKTARQRVEELTGSLLASTAVAAAMSVFLSVVHAKTLQPGQLAWLLVVSTLGSWLVLIPSKLWEGHEGDSTLRRLTLMLLGLGLGAAAWGVKDFLLVPLTADWRDPAPVLAFTEEYVSARFYDSNGAPSLVGHMAYFAFLMLLVRWWKQADPLRPSRLRLWPVVVAIFWAWLLYSFLPFPQPWGTMVAVSMSVAVQVSASWERGKRRAATL from the coding sequence ATGCAACTCGCAGCCGTTAGCCTGGATGAAGACGAAGATCATGCCATGAACCTCCGCGCGACCCAAGCCGAACCAGAAGCCGCCCCGCGGCCCGCGGCGATGAAGTTCACTTACGCCAGCGGTTCGCGGCCACTCGACGGCTACACGCTCAAGCGCGGCATCGGCCGCGGCGGCTTCGGCGAAGTTTACTACGCCACGAGCGACGCCGGCAAAGAGCTGGCCCTCAAGCTCATCCGCCGCAATCTCGATGTCGAGCTGCGCGGCGTCACGCAGTGCTTGAATCTCAAACACCCCAACCTGCTGTCGCTGTTCGATGTCAAGCAAGACGAGACCGGCGATAGCTGGGTGGTGATGGAATACGTCGCCGGCGACTCGCTGGAAGCCGTCTTGGAGCGGCATCCCGACGGATTGCCTCGCCAAGAGCTGTTGGCCTGGTTTTACGGCATTGCCGCCGGTGTGACCTACTTGCACGATCACGGCATCGTCCACCGCGACCTCAAGCCGGGCAACATTTTCAGCGATGAAGGCATCGTCAAGATCGGCGACTATGGCCTCTCGAAGTTTATTTCGGCCAGTCGCCGCAGCGGGCAAACCGAGAGCGTCGGCACCGTGCATTACATGGCGCCGGAGATCGGCAACGGCCGTTACGGCAAAGAGATCGACATCTATGCCCTGGGCATCATCCTCTACGAGATGCTCACCGGGCACGTGCCGTTCGAGGGCGAAAGCGTGGGTGAGGTGTTGATGAAGCACCTTACCGCCGAGCCGAACCTGGACGGGGTGGAAGAACCGTATCGTTCGGCCATCGCCAAAACGCTCACCAAGAGCCCCGACACGCGCATTAAGACAGTGGGCGAACTGATGGCCCTGTTGCCGGCCGGGCCGCTCGGAACGTTTGTAGCGAGCAATGGCAAGAAGACCGCCTCGGACGCGGGTGCAACTTGTGGCGTAGGCGTCCCGCCTGCCGCTGCGCACGAGGGAGGCAACCCGCCCTCTTCTGCGCCAGAAGCAGGTGTCACCACTGCCACTCCGCAGGCGAGACGCCCGCACCATAAGAGCGACATCGTCTCCGCCGTTCTGGTCGCCGACGAAGAGCCGATCGCCCGCGCCTTTCGAAGCGCTTTTGACCGATTCTCCACCGCCTGGAACACGGGTCGCATTCAGGGGCCCGGCAAGGTGGCCATCATCCTCGCGTCGGCATATATCCTGGTGATGCACGGCATCGTGATCATTCCGACGGCCGTGTCGCTGCTGATGGTCTATGCCTGCTATTACGCCATTCGCAGCGTGGTCATGGCCTGTCGCACGCCGTCGGCGGAGCCAGCGGCCGTCGCTGCTCAGCGACCGGTCGCGCCGGCCCAACCCGCGGCGCCTGTCGCGCCTGCGGCGCCGGCCGTCCCTAGACAGGCGGCTGCCCATGCCGGATTTCGCAATTATCGCCGAGCGGCTGCTGACAGGTCCGTCGCACCGCCGAAGACAGCTCGGCAGCGAGTGGAAGAGCTGACCGGTTCGCTCTTGGCATCGACGGCCGTGGCGGCCGCCATGAGCGTCTTCTTGAGCGTCGTGCATGCCAAGACGCTTCAGCCGGGGCAACTCGCCTGGCTGCTGGTGGTCAGCACGCTTGGCTCCTGGCTGGTGCTCATTCCCAGCAAACTCTGGGAGGGCCACGAAGGCGACTCGACTTTGCGGCGATTGACCCTGATGTTGCTGGGCCTCGGCCTGGGCGCGGCGGCCTGGGGAGTAAAAGACTTTTTGTTGGTGCCGCTGACGGCCGACTGGCGAGACCCCGCGCCGGTGCTGGCGTTCACCGAAGAATACGTCAGCGCCCGGTTCTACGACTCCAACGGCGCGCCGAGCCTGGTGGGGCACATGGCCTACTTCGCTTTCCTGATGCTGCTGGTCCGCTGGTGGAAGCAGGCCGATCCCTTGCGTCCCTCGCGGCTGCGGCTGTGGCCGGTGGTGGTGGCCATCTTCTGGGCCTGGCTGCTCTATTCCTTTTTGCCGTTCCCGCAGCCTTGGGGCACGATGGTGGCGGTCAGCATGTCGGTGGCCGTACAGGTGTCCGCGAGCTGGGAACGGGGTAAACGGAGGGCGGCGACGCTATGA